The Salmo trutta chromosome 6, fSalTru1.1, whole genome shotgun sequence genomic sequence ATTCGGTCAGTGCAGCAGAAGCACCAAAAGGTTCTGGAACCATTTGGATGGAATTCGGGCAAATGTTTAGACTTGCTTTTGGTTTTATATGAAACTGGTGACTAGTATTTGCGATTTTTCTCTCTCTGGAATTTTGATATTCTCATTCAATAAATTAGAACTGAGAGGAAGACATTTGCCAGGTTATcaattgtatacatttttttttatttttgggaAGGTGGAATGATATTGCGGTTTGCTGTCCATTTCGCATCTCCCTTAGATCTCAATCGTTTTCTCTTGAAGTATTCCTTTATCTAAATGGAATTAGTTGAGCCTAAAGCCCCTTGTGAAAGGTACAGACATGGTATATGGGCACAGCCTCCTTCACGGTAAGTCACTTCTATTGAACATAATACACTGCCTTGCGCCTTCCTCGAATACCTTATTTTGTGTAGCTTAGACTAGCCCAATAATCATGATTTTATGAGTTGACGTAGAATTCTGGTTGCCTATAGCTGTCAATTCACGTATAGTGGGAGATGTGTAACGAATGTGATATTCATGCAACCATACCCCTTAACACTTTGTATGGCATCTACTGTACTATTAAAGCAGCATACGTAGGCTACTTATCCATAGCATTACATGCAGATACATTATGGTATAGCCTGAAGACTGCAGGTGAATAGCTTTTCAATGTGTATGATGAATAGGGCATTAAAGCCCAGTTATGTGTTGCCCGGGTCTGCTCTATGGTGCGGTGTAATAGATATGTATGCTTGGCTGTTCGTTCCGCATCCAATCTATTAAAAAAGTTGAGAAACTTTGGAGAGTCAATTGTTTCCAAATGATATCTTTTTGATTTAAAACCCCGTTTTAAAAGGGCAATGTAACATTCTAGCCATGCATGATAAATGCAATATTTGGAATTATTCAGGGTATTATGTCATAGGCCTAGCCTACATCTGTGTTGAATGAATGCAAATAAAGACGTGTATTATTCACAAAACAAAGTGAATGTGTTTATCTTGTTGCAGTTGTTGCAAGCCTACTCATACTTGGGTTGTCTGGGGCAACGAAGAAGGAAGCATGTaaggctctctctctgtctctctgtctctctctctctctctcatataaaaaaattataatgtaTAAATCTATATAATCAACTTCACTCTGCTATTGGGTTTTCAGTGAAGAACAATTCGGGAGTGAAGCCTGCAGGTCAATGTGGCACCTGGGTGAAGGAAGGAGACGGGGGACTGTTCACTTCTCCCAACTACCCCAGCAAATACCCCCCAGGAatagagtgtgtttacatcattgAAGGTGAATAGTTGGCACAGTAACTAACGAACTAACCTCAATGTAAAGCCATTTATGTCATTTGTTCAGATCAATAGATGCCATCCTCTAAACAAATAGTGCATTTTTTCAATTCACCGGCAGGAATAACGAATACAGAGTTTGATCCCTTGATTTTGATAGCCTTTTAGCACTGAAATCAGACTCTGAAATAGTGTTTCAGGAACCTTAATCTTTATCATCTTAGTTCCAGGTGAGAAATTAAAACCATCTGTCTGTTAAACTGCTCGTTTGTCTCCTTGAGTTCAGACGTCAGTGAATATGGTTGGGCTCAAGTTGCTCTGTGGATGGATGTCTCTCCTCATGTTTCAGAGAGAAATCTGGTCCAGCTGTTGAGGTGTGTTCATAGTATAACTGATGGGATTGGCCAGTTCAGTTGCTGTGCTGTTGATGTTTGTCTGACGATGGTAATGAAATCAGACGGCGAGTTGCAATCTCAGGCGTTTAATTTAAGTTCTGGGAGGTTTATATGTGATTCATCAGTGGGGGAGATTAGGTTACGGTCCTAATGATATTAACAAAATGAATACACGAAAGAGCATTTCTATTGAGAGACTATTGCTGGACTGGAGGAACTATATTAGAACAATATTATCTGGTTTGTAACTAGACTGAATTTATAGATTACATGTGAATGATGTTCCAGACTTTTAGCCTGTTCCACCATCCTGACCTGACCGAATATAAGCTGGTGAGATCAGCATGGTGGAACGAGGCAACCGGACTTTACCCATACTGATAATTAGGATAGAAATAGAAGATGCTTGTTTGAAATACTTGAACGTTGTTCACcgataaatacattttaaaaaaacaacacacaACATTTTTTATCAGAGGTTGATCAGTGGTCACTAAAAAAGTCACAACTGTTGGGATTGTGTTTTATTAGTGGTTCATTCAGGTCACTCCAAGACAACATACAGTGTGTATCTGTCTACATTGTGAAGCTAAATGATTCAAAATGAGTTAACGTCCAAAGGGGCATTTACCGGAAGAAATCTTAATATCACCCTGCTTAATGGCGCTTCACGTGTTCGCCATGTGTTATATgccttatttaacctttatttaactaggcaagccagttaagaacaaattcttatttacaatgacggcctataccAGCCAAACCCGAACggcgctgggtcaattgtgcaccgccttgtgggactcccaatcactgtcggttaggatacagcctggattcgaaccagggtgtctgtagtgtcgCCTCAAGCTCTGAGaagcagtaccttagaccgctgcgccactcaggagccgcTGCGCCACTATAGGCCTACAGCATTATGTAATATAGCTAGGTATACGATAAACAGTATGAGCATTATATTCACTATCTGTGTTAtctattctctctgtctcctccagctcctcccaGGCTGTGTATTCATCTGTTCTTTGATGAGAGGTATTCTATCGAGCCTTCATGGGAATGTAAATTTGACAACATTGAGGTGCGGGACGGCCCCTTTGGCTTCTCCCCAATAATCGGACGCTACTGTGGCCAGACCATCCCTCCCTTCATCAGGAGCAGCGGACGGTACCTCTGGGTAAAATTTGTTTCCGATGGCGAACTGGAGGCGATTGGATTTTCGGTGAATTACAACTTCACTGCAGGTAAGAATCAACACTAAGTATTCACACTACATGAGCAATCTCAACATGTCCAATGGCAACAGAGTGATGGTGTTAACATGGCAAAGTTCAGgagttgtcacaccctgaccatagagagccttttaattctctattttggttaggtcggggtgtgactagggtgggtaatctaggttgtttatttctatgtggcctggtatggttcctaatcagaggcagctgtttttcgttgtctctgattggggatcatatttaggcagccatttccccactgtgttttgtgggatcttgtttatgtgtagttgcctgtaAGCACTTCATTTGCGTCACGTTTCGttcat encodes the following:
- the LOC115195254 gene encoding neuropilin and tolloid-like protein 1, with protein sequence MVYGHSLLHVVASLLILGLSGATKKEALKNNSGVKPAGQCGTWVKEGDGGLFTSPNYPSKYPPGIECVYIIEAPPRLCIHLFFDERYSIEPSWECKFDNIEVRDGPFGFSPIIGRYCGQTIPPFIRSSGRYLWVKFVSDGELEAIGFSVNYNFTAGSAAVTHTCNQHSPL